A section of the Erwinia sp. E602 genome encodes:
- a CDS encoding sugar phosphate isomerase/epimerase: MSRIGLSTYAFFWRMSPQVPQPLSLLQMLQQTAALDVPVFQICDYPAIESWSDAQLEELRQQADALNITLELGTRGLGTAHLQRYLHMAQILGARVVRSMFHTASHRPSLEEAARLIAEILPAFERQQVRLCLETYEQVKTADMMSVIDRFPSPWLGVCLDPANCVAGLELPEQTIASTAARVGNLHIKDFAFSRRDGWVGFTYAGCPMGEGLLDYDRMIAAVRPAEKGINQIVEHWLPWQDDAELTCQREAEWTLRTVEFLRSKQDQE; encoded by the coding sequence ATGAGCCGGATCGGACTCAGTACCTACGCCTTTTTCTGGCGCATGTCGCCGCAGGTGCCGCAGCCGCTGAGCCTGCTGCAGATGCTGCAGCAGACCGCCGCGCTTGACGTACCGGTGTTTCAGATCTGCGACTACCCGGCGATCGAAAGCTGGTCAGACGCGCAGCTGGAGGAGCTGCGTCAGCAGGCCGACGCGCTGAATATCACCCTCGAACTGGGCACCCGCGGGCTGGGCACCGCCCACCTGCAGCGCTACCTGCATATGGCGCAGATCCTCGGTGCCCGCGTGGTGCGCTCGATGTTCCACACCGCCAGCCACCGCCCGTCGCTGGAGGAGGCCGCGCGGCTGATAGCGGAGATCCTGCCGGCCTTTGAACGCCAGCAGGTGCGCCTGTGCCTGGAGACCTACGAGCAGGTTAAAACCGCCGACATGATGTCGGTGATCGACCGCTTCCCATCGCCGTGGCTGGGCGTCTGCCTTGACCCCGCCAACTGCGTGGCCGGGCTTGAGCTGCCCGAGCAAACCATCGCCAGCACCGCCGCGCGGGTCGGCAACCTGCACATTAAAGATTTCGCCTTTTCCCGCCGCGACGGCTGGGTCGGTTTCACCTACGCCGGCTGCCCGATGGGCGAAGGGCTGCTGGACTATGACCGGATGATCGCCGCGGTGCGCCCGGCGGAAAAAGGCATTAACCAAATCGTAGAGCACTGGCTGCCGTGGCAGGACGATGCTGAACTGACCTGCCAGCGGGAAGCCGAGTGGACGCTGCGCACCGTTGAATTCTTACGTAGTAAACAAGATCAGGAGTAA
- a CDS encoding type VI secretion system tube protein TssD: MSLPAYLFLYNENGVLIKGDCLLAGREGAIEIMSSSYAVSLGVDAHSGSITGTRMHKPFIIHKYIDKISPYLAIAVCESRRLQKAEMRYYDTNDSGLEYEIYRVVLDDVVVMSVEASHSYIAGSRHPNMLETVALRFRGITWHYKEGNIQYSDSWMKKTE; this comes from the coding sequence ATGTCTTTACCCGCTTATCTGTTCTTATACAATGAAAATGGTGTACTTATCAAAGGAGACTGTCTGTTAGCAGGCAGGGAAGGCGCAATCGAGATCATGAGCAGCAGTTATGCTGTATCTCTTGGCGTGGACGCTCACAGCGGAAGTATCACCGGAACACGTATGCATAAGCCTTTTATCATTCACAAGTATATCGATAAGATTTCGCCTTATCTGGCAATAGCCGTGTGTGAAAGCCGCAGGTTGCAGAAAGCAGAGATGCGATATTACGACACTAACGACTCCGGGCTGGAATATGAAATCTATCGCGTAGTGCTGGATGATGTCGTGGTGATGTCGGTTGAAGCTTCACACAGCTATATTGCAGGATCGCGGCACCCCAATATGTTAGAAACCGTAGCCCTGAGGTTCAGGGGCATCACCTGGCACTATAAAGAAGGAAACATTCAGTACAGTGACTCATGGATGAAAAAAACAGAGTGA
- a CDS encoding MFS transporter translates to MTQQAMTAVEKSAIRKISWRLVPFVALMFFINFLDRTAISFAGPNGMTQDLGLTAVQFGLASGIFFIGYILLEVPSNMALHRFGARRWLARIMISWGIVSLLFTWVSSVEGLYTLRVLLGIAEAGFFPGAILYLSMWVPARHRSKILSLFYLAQPLTVVFGAPLAAAFIEQHGLFGLEGWRVMFMGVSLPAIIIGIVALFWLVDSPRQAKWLTSDEKEWLSRELEAEHNAKQHKGHQGVRSVIGQGRVWVLCLIYFGFIYGLYALAFFLPTIIGGFQQQFGTTFNVMEKGLVTGVPYLIAAIVMFFWSRDASRRGCKTWHIALPALTGAISVPLALYMDSPFTTILVIAITASSIFAALPNFWTLPTQFLTGASAAAAIALINTLGNVAGFSAGYITGALHDATHSYTVPMFVVGGFMLLSAVLMVLLNRSRQPQPASIAQEQ, encoded by the coding sequence ATGACTCAGCAAGCTATGACCGCGGTGGAAAAATCCGCCATCCGTAAGATCTCCTGGCGCCTGGTGCCGTTTGTCGCCCTGATGTTCTTTATTAACTTCCTTGACCGTACCGCCATCTCCTTCGCCGGGCCGAACGGCATGACCCAGGATCTGGGCCTGACCGCCGTGCAGTTCGGGCTGGCCTCCGGCATCTTCTTTATCGGCTATATCCTGCTGGAAGTGCCGAGCAACATGGCGCTGCACCGCTTCGGCGCCCGCCGCTGGCTGGCGCGCATTATGATCAGCTGGGGCATCGTGTCGCTGCTGTTCACCTGGGTAAGCAGCGTGGAGGGGCTCTACACGCTGCGCGTGTTGCTGGGTATCGCCGAAGCCGGCTTCTTCCCGGGGGCGATCCTCTACCTGAGCATGTGGGTACCGGCGCGTCACCGCAGCAAAATCCTGTCGCTGTTCTACCTTGCCCAGCCGCTGACCGTGGTATTTGGCGCGCCGCTGGCCGCCGCCTTTATTGAGCAGCACGGCCTGTTCGGTCTGGAAGGCTGGCGCGTGATGTTTATGGGCGTTTCCCTGCCGGCGATTATCATCGGTATCGTGGCGCTGTTCTGGCTGGTGGACTCACCGCGCCAGGCGAAGTGGCTGACCAGCGATGAGAAAGAGTGGCTGAGCCGCGAACTGGAGGCGGAGCACAACGCCAAACAGCACAAAGGTCATCAGGGCGTGCGTTCGGTGATCGGCCAGGGCCGCGTCTGGGTGCTGTGCCTGATCTACTTCGGCTTTATCTACGGCCTGTACGCGCTGGCCTTCTTCCTGCCGACCATCATCGGCGGCTTCCAGCAGCAGTTCGGCACCACCTTTAACGTGATGGAAAAAGGGCTGGTGACCGGCGTGCCGTACCTGATTGCCGCGATTGTGATGTTCTTCTGGTCACGTGATGCCTCGCGTCGCGGTTGCAAAACCTGGCATATCGCGCTGCCGGCGCTGACCGGCGCGATCAGCGTGCCGCTGGCGCTGTACATGGACTCACCGTTTACCACCATTCTGGTGATTGCGATCACCGCCAGCTCAATCTTTGCCGCGCTGCCGAACTTCTGGACGCTGCCGACGCAGTTCCTGACCGGTGCTTCCGCCGCCGCCGCCATTGCCCTGATCAACACCCTGGGCAACGTGGCCGGCTTCTCGGCGGGCTATATCACCGGCGCGCTGCACGACGCCACCCACAGTTATACCGTGCCGATGTTTGTGGTCGGCGGATTCATGTTGCTGTCAGCGGTGCTGATGGTGTTACTGAACCGCAGCCGCCAGCCTCAGCCGGCCTCTATCGCACAGGAGCAATAA
- a CDS encoding triose-phosphate isomerase family protein, which yields MSQAKIWLGVSLKMYFGYQQTLDWSREVAALAQRHPAIRSGEVGLFVLPAYPAIPAVAAIFAATPVRVGGQDVCQAENGAWTGEVSASMLAELGCSLAEIGHAERRRHFHEDAAQIAAKVAVSLRHGLSPVLCIGEEQQGEVAEAVALCQQQLGEALADAAREGAKGTLFFAYEPQWAIGAPQPAPDDFIRAVCAGLHDLPTPEGIDLQIIYGGSAGPGLIQRLGRDVDGLFLGRFAHDPQALAQIVDEASALLAESRI from the coding sequence ATGTCACAGGCAAAAATCTGGCTGGGCGTCAGCCTGAAAATGTATTTCGGTTATCAGCAGACCCTCGACTGGAGCCGTGAAGTGGCCGCGCTGGCCCAGCGCCATCCGGCTATCCGGTCCGGCGAGGTCGGCCTGTTTGTGCTGCCCGCCTATCCGGCCATCCCGGCGGTTGCGGCGATCTTTGCCGCTACGCCGGTGCGCGTTGGCGGGCAGGACGTCTGCCAGGCGGAGAACGGTGCCTGGACCGGTGAAGTCAGCGCCAGCATGCTGGCCGAGCTGGGCTGCAGCCTGGCGGAGATCGGCCACGCCGAACGCCGCCGCCATTTCCACGAGGATGCCGCACAGATCGCCGCCAAGGTGGCGGTGTCGCTGCGTCACGGGTTAAGCCCGGTGCTGTGCATCGGTGAAGAGCAGCAGGGCGAAGTGGCAGAGGCCGTTGCGTTATGCCAGCAGCAGCTGGGTGAAGCGCTGGCCGATGCCGCGCGGGAAGGCGCGAAGGGCACGCTGTTCTTTGCCTATGAACCGCAGTGGGCGATCGGTGCGCCGCAGCCGGCCCCGGACGACTTTATCCGCGCGGTGTGCGCCGGCCTGCACGACCTGCCGACGCCGGAGGGCATTGACCTGCAGATTATCTATGGCGGCAGCGCCGGTCCCGGCCTGATCCAGCGGCTGGGGCGCGACGTTGACGGCCTGTTCCTCGGGCGTTTTGCCCACGATCCTCAGGCGCTGGCGCAGATTGTTGATGAAGCCAGCGCCCTGTTAGCGGAGAGCCGTATATGA
- the rpiB gene encoding ribose 5-phosphate isomerase B codes for MKTIAIGADDAAIEFKNLIKRHLEEKQYEVLDYSNDAQNDRPMYPDVAWALASAIKDGTHDRGILLCGTGIGVAIVANKVPGVRAAQCHDTFSAERARKSNNAQVMTMGARVIGPELAKNIVNAWLASEFEGGGSTAKVEKIAFYEQHAPDA; via the coding sequence ATGAAAACCATTGCGATTGGTGCCGACGATGCGGCAATTGAGTTCAAAAACCTGATCAAACGTCATCTGGAAGAGAAACAGTACGAGGTGCTGGATTACAGCAACGATGCGCAGAACGACCGCCCGATGTACCCGGACGTGGCCTGGGCGCTGGCCAGTGCGATTAAGGACGGCACCCACGATCGCGGTATCCTGCTGTGCGGCACCGGCATCGGCGTGGCGATCGTGGCGAACAAAGTGCCGGGCGTGCGCGCGGCGCAGTGCCACGACACCTTTTCCGCCGAGCGGGCGCGTAAAAGTAACAATGCGCAGGTGATGACCATGGGCGCGCGGGTGATTGGCCCGGAGCTGGCGAAAAATATCGTCAACGCCTGGCTGGCATCTGAATTTGAGGGCGGCGGCTCTACCGCCAAGGTCGAGAAAATCGCCTTCTACGAGCAGCACGCGCCGGACGCATAA
- a CDS encoding putative T6SS immunity periplasmic lipoprotein has product MKLSLFTVTPLIFLLTGCPGEGDRLIYNHWRSIYLSPEKVCFSVDKKDVLKKYSLEYIKKISSESVLESGYGNPGLSYPETCFDIKLKTGYKYYAYYILNDTKYRYVFFIDNNWNVFSMQRSL; this is encoded by the coding sequence ATGAAACTATCGCTGTTCACTGTCACCCCGCTGATCTTTTTATTGACAGGTTGCCCAGGCGAGGGCGACAGACTAATTTACAATCACTGGAGATCGATTTATCTTTCGCCAGAAAAAGTTTGTTTTAGTGTTGACAAAAAAGACGTTCTTAAAAAATATTCACTTGAGTACATCAAAAAAATATCGAGTGAATCAGTTCTTGAATCCGGTTATGGAAACCCAGGATTATCATATCCTGAAACCTGCTTTGATATAAAATTAAAGACGGGATACAAATACTACGCCTACTACATTTTGAATGACACTAAGTATCGTTATGTTTTTTTCATAGATAACAACTGGAATGTATTCAGCATGCAAAGGAGTCTCTAA
- a CDS encoding cytosine permease yields the protein MMSSTESRASSPLIETHTIDPIPLTQRHGAPASQFTLWFGANLQITAVVDGALAIVFGAEALTAIIGLLIGNLLGGIVMALHAAQGPGTGLPQMITSRAQFGVRGAALPLLLVIIMYLGFAATGTVLSGQAINRLFGFTAPQTGMIVFGVLTAVIAIVGYRLIHVVGRIASVVAIIGFGYLAWQLFAQYDVAAAFGQKPFTLPTLLLAVALAAGWQMTFAPYVADYSRYLPADTPRAAVFWPTLLGSVTGAQLAMTFGVLVAACGGHFLSDQVGFLGGLAAPGLAVVIYLAIVTGKLTVNCLNAYGGFMSALTVVSAFRRGQAISGLARAAYILGFILLSLLIALYASADFLKFFKNFVLLLLAVFVPWSAINLVDYYLISHERVDIPALYDVNGRYGSWNGVAIGCYLSGIVVQVPFLSQALYTGPLATWLGGADISWIVSLGLTSLVYYRLATRQQPVCRGRQ from the coding sequence ATGATGTCATCAACCGAATCCCGTGCATCGTCTCCACTGATTGAAACCCATACCATCGATCCAATCCCGCTGACCCAGCGGCACGGCGCGCCCGCCAGCCAGTTTACCCTGTGGTTCGGCGCCAACCTGCAGATCACCGCGGTGGTCGACGGCGCGCTGGCGATCGTGTTTGGCGCAGAGGCGCTGACCGCAATTATCGGCCTGCTGATCGGCAACCTGCTCGGCGGCATCGTGATGGCGCTGCACGCGGCGCAGGGCCCCGGTACCGGCCTGCCGCAGATGATCACCAGCCGCGCCCAGTTTGGCGTGCGCGGTGCGGCGCTGCCGCTGCTGCTGGTAATTATTATGTACCTCGGCTTTGCCGCCACCGGCACGGTGCTCTCCGGCCAGGCGATCAACCGGCTGTTCGGCTTCACTGCGCCGCAGACCGGCATGATCGTCTTTGGCGTGCTGACCGCCGTTATCGCCATCGTCGGCTACCGGCTGATCCACGTGGTGGGGCGCATCGCCAGCGTCGTCGCCATTATTGGCTTTGGCTACCTGGCCTGGCAGCTGTTTGCGCAGTACGACGTGGCGGCGGCGTTCGGGCAAAAACCCTTTACGCTGCCGACGCTGCTGCTGGCCGTGGCGCTGGCGGCAGGCTGGCAGATGACCTTTGCCCCGTATGTGGCCGACTATTCCCGCTATCTGCCCGCCGACACGCCGCGCGCGGCGGTATTCTGGCCGACCCTGCTCGGCAGCGTCACCGGCGCGCAGCTGGCGATGACCTTTGGCGTGCTGGTGGCCGCCTGCGGCGGGCACTTCCTCAGCGATCAGGTTGGCTTCCTCGGCGGGCTGGCCGCACCGGGGCTGGCCGTAGTGATCTACCTGGCGATCGTCACCGGCAAGCTGACGGTGAACTGCCTGAACGCCTACGGCGGCTTTATGTCGGCGCTGACGGTGGTCAGCGCGTTTCGCCGCGGGCAGGCGATCTCCGGGCTGGCGCGCGCCGCGTATATCCTTGGTTTCATCCTGCTGTCGCTGCTGATCGCGCTGTACGCCAGCGCCGACTTTCTGAAGTTTTTTAAGAACTTCGTACTGCTGCTGCTGGCGGTGTTTGTGCCGTGGAGCGCGATCAACCTGGTCGACTACTACCTGATTTCGCACGAACGGGTCGATATTCCGGCGCTGTACGACGTTAACGGGCGCTACGGCAGCTGGAACGGCGTGGCGATCGGCTGCTACCTGTCTGGCATCGTGGTGCAGGTGCCGTTTCTCAGCCAGGCGCTTTACACCGGCCCGCTGGCCACCTGGCTGGGCGGGGCGGATATCTCGTGGATCGTCAGCCTGGGGCTGACCTCACTGGTGTATTACCGGCTGGCAACAAGGCAGCAGCCGGTTTGCAGAGGGCGGCAATAG
- a CDS encoding dihydroxyacetone kinase family protein, which translates to MTYLFNQPSAFASELIEGFVAANADKVRQVPGGVVRSTRSQPGSVAVIVGGGSGHYPAFAGLVGQGLAHGAAMGNLFASPSAQQIYNVARAADNGGGVLLTFGNYAGDVLHFGQACERLRSEGIPCELLAVTDDISSASVDEREKRRGVAGDLTVFKVASAAAEAGYDLARVLQVAQRANARTRSFGVAFSGCTLPGASHPLFEVASGRMALGLGIHGEPGIKETDVPTADELAEIFVERLLGELPPGVASVAGQRVAPILNGLGSVKYEELFVVYRRVAQLLAAAELQVVEPDVGEFVTSFNMAGASLTLMWLDDELETFWCAPANAPAYRKGSAIVAEPLSATECEVQAEEALPAASAESQQSAQRVLGLLEAVATLLQENAEKLGDIDAVAGDGDHGIGMERGVLGAVEKAREVAAKGAGAGTLLCRAADAWADKAGGTSGALWGVALTALGTAIGDRQAPSAERVASGVRAAQQGIQHFGKARVGDKTMVDVLVPFSDTLNQRVEAGDSLTDAWLQAAQVAEQAAQATAQLLPKMGRARPLAERSLGTPDAGAVSLAMIVNTVGRLLLAQATMTHGV; encoded by the coding sequence ATGACGTACCTGTTTAACCAGCCCTCAGCTTTCGCCTCCGAACTGATCGAAGGGTTTGTCGCGGCGAATGCCGACAAAGTACGCCAGGTGCCCGGCGGCGTGGTGCGCAGCACGCGCAGCCAGCCCGGCAGCGTGGCGGTGATTGTCGGAGGCGGTTCCGGTCACTACCCGGCGTTCGCCGGGTTGGTTGGACAAGGTCTGGCACACGGTGCGGCGATGGGTAACCTGTTCGCTTCACCGTCTGCCCAGCAGATTTACAACGTGGCGCGCGCCGCGGACAACGGCGGCGGCGTGCTGCTGACCTTTGGCAACTACGCCGGTGACGTGCTGCACTTTGGCCAGGCCTGTGAACGTCTGCGCAGCGAAGGCATCCCCTGCGAACTGCTGGCGGTGACCGACGATATCTCCAGCGCCAGCGTCGACGAACGTGAAAAGCGCCGCGGCGTGGCGGGGGATCTGACGGTGTTTAAGGTGGCCAGCGCGGCGGCCGAAGCCGGTTACGATCTGGCCCGCGTGCTGCAGGTGGCGCAGCGGGCTAACGCCCGCACCCGCTCTTTCGGCGTGGCCTTCTCCGGCTGCACGCTGCCGGGGGCCAGCCACCCGCTGTTTGAAGTGGCCAGCGGCCGCATGGCGCTGGGCCTCGGGATACATGGCGAGCCGGGCATTAAAGAGACCGACGTGCCGACCGCAGATGAACTGGCGGAAATTTTCGTTGAACGCCTGCTCGGCGAACTGCCGCCGGGCGTCGCATCGGTGGCCGGTCAGCGCGTGGCGCCGATCCTCAATGGCCTCGGCTCGGTGAAGTATGAGGAGCTGTTCGTCGTTTATCGCCGGGTGGCGCAGCTGCTGGCGGCGGCGGAACTGCAGGTGGTGGAGCCGGACGTCGGCGAGTTTGTCACCAGCTTTAATATGGCCGGTGCCTCGCTGACGCTGATGTGGCTGGACGACGAGCTGGAGACCTTCTGGTGCGCCCCCGCCAACGCCCCGGCCTACCGTAAAGGTAGCGCGATCGTTGCTGAACCGCTGAGCGCCACCGAATGTGAAGTCCAGGCGGAAGAGGCGCTGCCCGCCGCCAGCGCCGAATCGCAGCAGAGCGCGCAGCGCGTGCTCGGTCTGCTGGAAGCGGTGGCGACGCTGCTGCAGGAGAACGCGGAAAAACTCGGTGATATCGACGCGGTGGCCGGCGACGGCGATCACGGCATCGGCATGGAGCGCGGCGTGCTGGGCGCGGTGGAGAAAGCCCGTGAGGTGGCGGCGAAAGGGGCCGGTGCCGGCACCCTGCTGTGCCGCGCGGCGGATGCCTGGGCCGATAAGGCTGGCGGCACCTCCGGCGCGCTGTGGGGCGTGGCGCTGACCGCGCTGGGTACGGCCATCGGCGACCGGCAGGCCCCCAGCGCCGAACGCGTGGCGAGCGGCGTGCGCGCCGCCCAGCAGGGCATTCAGCACTTTGGTAAAGCCCGCGTCGGGGATAAAACCATGGTCGACGTGCTGGTGCCGTTCAGCGATACGCTGAACCAGCGCGTGGAGGCCGGGGATTCGCTGACCGACGCCTGGCTGCAGGCGGCACAGGTGGCGGAGCAGGCCGCACAGGCCACCGCGCAGCTGCTGCCGAAGATGGGCCGCGCCCGTCCGCTGGCGGAACGCAGCCTGGGCACGCCGGACGCCGGTGCGGTGTCGCTGGCGATGATCGTCAACACCGTTGGCCGGCTGCTGCTGGCGCAGGCCACCATGACGCACGGAGTCTGA
- a CDS encoding sugar-binding transcriptional regulator: MEKKTPSQDLELLTEIAVAYYQDEITQEEIARKFGISRIKVGRLLKRAKEEGIVEITVRYHPVFSTGLEQQLIDRFPQMQRALIALDLQDGDEQRRQVAALVSGYLEQTLKENSVVAVGQGRNVAAVADHPGQVPTRNCHFISGIGGTHRPGDAINADHISRRLAKKFGGISETLYAPAYVENRALKEAFMQNGTIKETLDRARKADIALVGIGDMNENSYMVKLGWFTPHEIIDASLNQGVTGDVAGYDFFNSQGQHVDTVMNDRVIGVSIDELRKIPCVIAIASENTKAMAILGALRTGAIDIIATTAQNIRTILNMTK; this comes from the coding sequence ATGGAAAAAAAGACGCCCTCTCAGGACCTGGAACTGCTGACCGAAATCGCCGTTGCCTATTACCAGGATGAAATCACTCAGGAAGAGATCGCGCGCAAGTTTGGTATTTCGCGGATCAAGGTCGGGCGGCTGCTGAAACGCGCTAAGGAAGAAGGCATCGTGGAGATCACCGTGCGTTATCATCCGGTGTTCAGCACCGGACTGGAGCAGCAGCTGATCGACCGCTTTCCGCAGATGCAGCGGGCGCTGATCGCCCTTGACCTGCAGGACGGCGACGAGCAGCGGCGCCAGGTGGCCGCGCTGGTTTCCGGCTATCTTGAGCAGACCCTGAAGGAAAATTCGGTGGTAGCTGTCGGCCAGGGGCGGAACGTGGCGGCGGTGGCCGATCACCCCGGCCAGGTACCGACGCGCAACTGCCACTTTATCAGCGGCATCGGCGGCACCCACCGCCCCGGCGATGCCATTAACGCCGACCACATCAGCCGCCGGCTGGCGAAGAAGTTCGGCGGCATCAGCGAAACCCTCTACGCGCCGGCCTACGTGGAAAACCGCGCGCTGAAAGAGGCGTTTATGCAGAACGGCACCATTAAAGAGACGCTGGATCGCGCCCGTAAGGCCGATATCGCGCTGGTCGGCATCGGCGATATGAACGAGAACAGCTATATGGTGAAGCTGGGCTGGTTCACCCCGCACGAGATTATCGACGCCAGCCTCAATCAGGGCGTTACCGGCGACGTGGCGGGCTATGACTTCTTTAACTCGCAGGGTCAGCACGTGGATACGGTGATGAACGACCGGGTGATCGGCGTCAGCATCGACGAGCTGCGCAAAATCCCCTGCGTGATTGCTATCGCTTCCGAAAACACCAAAGCGATGGCGATCCTCGGTGCGCTGCGCACCGGTGCTATCGATATCATCGCGACGACTGCGCAGAATATCCGCACGATTTTGAATATGACGAAGTAG
- a CDS encoding bifunctional diguanylate cyclase/phosphodiesterase: MKPRKVFFEQRGLTLYDKLCYFFSGGSYEKKLRLTLLLAGIFTFLIGMYLLHLSAISGSRRLIALYLFSSGFGFYVLCTAFLNPLRINLLIVTHGLLLILFLMYFVDNEHETDANYNYLIALTVGASLALRHEDRYLSLAFPLLCFSCYLFFVTTGAELGQQGLQIAFLTSPAFYYVNSILPMLALLLTIFVYRGDYSEAKLIKRDLTSAIERNQFELFYQPQVDTARRVTGVEVLLRWHHPRKGFIPPDIFIPIAEKSGLIIVIGRWVIEHTLAQMVLWQQHPPMRDLCVSINISPMQMIEESFISETEALLKRYPVNPERVKFEITESTFIYNEKRINQIINHFTALGVKWAIDDFGSGFSSLKSLTTFPVHDVKMDKSLVMDLSSNPSAAVVVDKIIELSSTININTLAEGIETEEQFERLKKMGCRYFQGYLFSKPVNAADVVHYITLQAPPVPCVGAAGPV; encoded by the coding sequence ATGAAACCCAGGAAAGTGTTCTTCGAGCAACGAGGATTAACCCTGTACGATAAGCTCTGTTATTTTTTCAGCGGGGGGAGTTATGAGAAGAAACTTCGCCTGACGCTGTTACTGGCCGGAATATTTACCTTCTTAATTGGCATGTATCTGCTCCATCTGAGCGCCATTTCAGGCAGCCGCCGTCTGATCGCCCTCTACCTTTTTTCTTCCGGTTTCGGGTTTTATGTCCTGTGTACGGCATTTTTGAATCCCCTGCGTATTAACCTGCTGATCGTCACCCACGGTTTACTGCTGATCCTGTTCTTAATGTATTTTGTCGATAACGAGCATGAAACTGACGCAAACTATAACTACCTGATTGCCCTGACCGTCGGCGCGTCGCTGGCGCTGCGCCACGAAGACCGCTACCTGAGCCTGGCGTTCCCGCTGCTGTGCTTCAGCTGTTATCTGTTTTTTGTCACCACCGGGGCAGAACTCGGCCAGCAGGGCCTGCAGATCGCCTTTCTCACCTCGCCGGCCTTTTACTACGTTAACAGTATTCTGCCGATGCTGGCGCTGCTGCTGACCATCTTCGTCTACCGCGGCGACTATTCGGAGGCCAAGCTGATCAAACGGGACCTGACCAGCGCCATCGAACGAAATCAGTTTGAGCTGTTCTATCAACCGCAGGTGGACACCGCCAGACGGGTGACCGGCGTTGAAGTGTTGCTGCGCTGGCATCACCCGCGTAAAGGCTTTATCCCGCCGGATATCTTTATTCCCATCGCGGAAAAAAGCGGTTTAATCATCGTCATTGGCCGCTGGGTAATAGAGCACACGCTGGCGCAGATGGTGCTGTGGCAGCAACATCCGCCGATGCGCGATCTCTGCGTGTCGATCAATATCAGCCCGATGCAGATGATTGAAGAGAGTTTTATCAGTGAAACCGAAGCGCTGCTGAAACGTTATCCGGTTAATCCTGAAAGGGTGAAATTCGAAATCACCGAAAGCACCTTTATTTATAATGAAAAGCGCATCAACCAGATCATCAACCATTTCACGGCGCTGGGCGTGAAGTGGGCGATCGATGATTTCGGCTCCGGCTTCTCCTCGTTAAAGTCGCTGACCACCTTTCCGGTGCATGACGTTAAGATGGATAAATCTCTGGTGATGGACCTCTCTTCTAACCCGTCAGCGGCGGTGGTCGTGGACAAAATTATCGAGCTGTCCAGTACCATCAACATCAATACCCTGGCCGAGGGGATTGAGACCGAGGAGCAGTTTGAGCGGTTGAAAAAAATGGGCTGCCGCTACTTCCAGGGCTATCTGTTTTCAAAACCGGTTAATGCCGCAGACGTTGTGCACTACATCACCCTGCAGGCACCACCGGTGCCTTGTGTCGGGGCAGCCGGCCCGGTTTAG
- a CDS encoding phosphogluconate dehydrogenase C-terminal domain-containing protein produces the protein MSVLKTITVIGAGGKMGMRISANFQKSDYQVFYCENSPKAQEQVIAQGRELSDAASVVPVSDVVILAVPDIVLGKVSEGVVPQMKAGAILLTLDPAAAYANLIAQRNGIEYAVAHPCHPSVFLERYTKEEHADAFGGIAAIQHVAASYEAGSDAQRAELSKVISVMYGPVEEVHWVTVTQLAYLEPTLVETVACMVGAFMKEALDETVKHSGVPEEAAKAMLYGHIQIALAVAFRATNPFSDACMIAMEYGREKIVKPDWKQIFDQKELDIVIARMLKIDAIRR, from the coding sequence ATGAGCGTACTGAAAACCATCACCGTGATCGGTGCCGGCGGCAAAATGGGCATGCGTATCTCTGCCAATTTCCAGAAAAGCGACTATCAGGTGTTCTACTGCGAGAACTCGCCGAAGGCGCAGGAGCAGGTGATCGCCCAGGGGCGTGAGCTGTCTGACGCTGCTTCGGTGGTGCCGGTCAGTGACGTGGTGATCCTGGCGGTGCCGGATATCGTACTGGGTAAGGTTTCTGAAGGCGTGGTGCCGCAGATGAAAGCGGGCGCGATCCTGCTGACGCTGGATCCGGCCGCCGCCTACGCCAACCTGATTGCCCAGCGCAACGGGATCGAATACGCGGTGGCGCACCCGTGCCACCCGTCGGTGTTTCTGGAGCGCTACACTAAAGAAGAGCACGCCGACGCCTTTGGCGGTATCGCGGCCATCCAGCACGTGGCGGCCTCCTATGAAGCCGGCAGCGACGCACAGCGCGCGGAGCTGAGTAAGGTAATCAGCGTGATGTACGGCCCGGTGGAAGAGGTGCACTGGGTGACCGTCACCCAGCTGGCCTACCTGGAGCCGACGCTGGTGGAAACCGTGGCCTGTATGGTCGGCGCCTTTATGAAAGAGGCGCTGGATGAGACCGTTAAGCACAGCGGCGTGCCGGAAGAAGCGGCCAAAGCGATGCTCTACGGCCATATCCAGATCGCGCTGGCGGTGGCCTTCCGCGCCACCAACCCGTTCTCTGACGCCTGCATGATCGCCATGGAGTACGGCCGTGAGAAGATCGTTAAGCCGGACTGGAAGCAGATCTTCGATCAGAAAGAGCTCGACATCGTTATCGCCCGCATGCTGAAGATTGACGCCATCCGTCGTTAA